One genomic region from Onychostoma macrolepis isolate SWU-2019 chromosome 23, ASM1243209v1, whole genome shotgun sequence encodes:
- the b4galt5 gene encoding beta-1,4-galactosyltransferase 5 isoform X1, with amino-acid sequence MPIQMRFRRRSFLGLLFLFSLSTSALYFIYSAPGIVNEYLFMVQARGIQIRENVKNMGAQVLEQMVRSAYNVNGTDYAYEFNLSETDVPSTPYLPVGFTYKRDQVCPEKLPSMKGKMKVNMSEIALEEVERLLKKADPSLSLGGHWKPHDCLPRWKVAILVPFRNRHEHLPILFRHLIPVLQRQRLQFGFYIIEQAENEPFNRAMLFNVGFKEAMKDLNWDCVIFHDVDHILENDRNYYGCGEMPRHFAVKLNKYSYMLPYEEFFGGVSGLTVEQFRKINGFPNAFWGWGGEDDDLWNRVQFAGYKVSRPHGDTGRYMSIPHHHRGEVQFLGRYKLLRRSKERQSLDGLNNLNYSPLVSRKGLYTNVSVTLSRDMAPVADY; translated from the exons ATGCCGATACAAATGAGATTTCGGAGAAGGTCATTTCTCGGGCTTTTATTTCTATTCTCGCTCTCCACTTCTGCGCTGTACTTCATCTATTCAGCTCCTGGCATAG ttAACGAGTACCTGTTCATGGTCCAGGCCCGTGGGATCCAGATCCGTGAGAATGTGAAGAATATGGGAGCTCAGGTTCTTGAGCAGATGGTCCGCAGTGCCTACAACGTCAACGGCACAG ACTATGCATATGAGTTTAACTTAAGTGAGACAGATGTCCCCTCCACTCCTTACCTCCCAGTGGGCTTCACTTACAAGCGTGATCAGGTCTGCCCAGAGAAACTGCCCTCCATGA AGGGCAAGATGAAGGTGAACATGAGTGAGATCGCTCTAGAGGAGGTTGAGAGACTTCTCAAGAAGGCAGATCCAAGTTTGTCACTCGGGGGCCACTGGAAACCGCACGACTGTCTCCCACGCTGGAAG GTGGCCATCTTGGTTCCTTTCCGTAATCGCCATGAGCACCTTCCCATACTTTTCCGACATCTGATCCCAGTGCTTCAGAGGCAGAGACTGCAGTTTGGCTTCTACATCATTGAACAG GCAGAAAATGAACCGTTCAATCGTGCCATGCTGTTTAATGTCGGTTTCAAAGAGGCCATGAAGGACTTGAACTGGGATTGTGTAATATTTCACGATGTTGACCACATTCTGGAAAATGACCGCAACTATTATGGTTGTGGTGAAATGCCAAGACACTTTGCGGTCAAACTCAACAAGTACTCTTACAT GCTTCCATATGAGGAGTTCTTTGGTGGTGTGAGTGGACTCACCGTGGAGCAGTTCAGAAAGATAAACGGCTTTCCCAATGCATTCTGGGGCTGGGGAGGGGAAGACGACGACCTTTGGAACAG GGTTCAGTTTGCTGGCTACAAAGTAAGTCGACCTCATGGAGACACTGGTCGTTATATGTCAATACCACACCACCATCGAGGGGAAGTCCAGTTTCTGGGCAG atacaAGTTGCTCCGTAGATCCAAGGAGAGACAGAGCCTGGATGGCCTGAATAACTTGAATTACTCCCCTCTAGTGTCCCGGAAGGGTCTGTACACTAATGTGTCAGTGACGCTCAGTCGAGATATGGCCCCTGTCGCCGATTACTGA
- the b4galt5 gene encoding beta-1,4-galactosyltransferase 5 isoform X2, protein MKGKMKVNMSEIALEEVERLLKKADPSLSLGGHWKPHDCLPRWKVAILVPFRNRHEHLPILFRHLIPVLQRQRLQFGFYIIEQAENEPFNRAMLFNVGFKEAMKDLNWDCVIFHDVDHILENDRNYYGCGEMPRHFAVKLNKYSYMLPYEEFFGGVSGLTVEQFRKINGFPNAFWGWGGEDDDLWNRVQFAGYKVSRPHGDTGRYMSIPHHHRGEVQFLGRYKLLRRSKERQSLDGLNNLNYSPLVSRKGLYTNVSVTLSRDMAPVADY, encoded by the exons ATGA AGGGCAAGATGAAGGTGAACATGAGTGAGATCGCTCTAGAGGAGGTTGAGAGACTTCTCAAGAAGGCAGATCCAAGTTTGTCACTCGGGGGCCACTGGAAACCGCACGACTGTCTCCCACGCTGGAAG GTGGCCATCTTGGTTCCTTTCCGTAATCGCCATGAGCACCTTCCCATACTTTTCCGACATCTGATCCCAGTGCTTCAGAGGCAGAGACTGCAGTTTGGCTTCTACATCATTGAACAG GCAGAAAATGAACCGTTCAATCGTGCCATGCTGTTTAATGTCGGTTTCAAAGAGGCCATGAAGGACTTGAACTGGGATTGTGTAATATTTCACGATGTTGACCACATTCTGGAAAATGACCGCAACTATTATGGTTGTGGTGAAATGCCAAGACACTTTGCGGTCAAACTCAACAAGTACTCTTACAT GCTTCCATATGAGGAGTTCTTTGGTGGTGTGAGTGGACTCACCGTGGAGCAGTTCAGAAAGATAAACGGCTTTCCCAATGCATTCTGGGGCTGGGGAGGGGAAGACGACGACCTTTGGAACAG GGTTCAGTTTGCTGGCTACAAAGTAAGTCGACCTCATGGAGACACTGGTCGTTATATGTCAATACCACACCACCATCGAGGGGAAGTCCAGTTTCTGGGCAG atacaAGTTGCTCCGTAGATCCAAGGAGAGACAGAGCCTGGATGGCCTGAATAACTTGAATTACTCCCCTCTAGTGTCCCGGAAGGGTCTGTACACTAATGTGTCAGTGACGCTCAGTCGAGATATGGCCCCTGTCGCCGATTACTGA